The Nitrospiria bacterium genome includes the window CTGCACGTTCTGTTTGTAGAATTCGACTTCCGTTTGGAGACGTCGCACGTCCGCCTCCAAGGCATCGATCTCTTCCGGTCGGAAACTCGCGATCACCAATTTAAGCTCCGCCTTGGCCACATCAAGTTGCTCCCGATCCACGTCCTGGATCTTGGCGGCATTATCATAATCCTCCTCTGAAACGACCCCCTGTTCGTAGAGGCCTTTGAGGCGATTGGCTTCCTTTGTATCGTATTCAAGCTTGACCCGGGCCCTTTCCACCTGCTGCTTTGCCTTGTCGACCTGTTCGGGTTTCGCACCGCTCTTCACGAGGGCCAACTTGGCCTTCTTTTCGTCCAGGCTGGCCTGCGCGGTATCAAGGTCTTTCTGATGCGCGCGCGTCGATTGAAGGGCCATCGGCTGGTCTTTGTTTACCCATTGGCCTTCTGTCACGTAGACCTGTTGAATTTCTCCGGAAACAAGCGCGCGAACCTCGGTCTGGGTCGGCGGAAGAAACCGGAACGATCCTCCCGTATCGTAAGGATAAGGGACAAAGAGAAGACCAATCAGCCCACCCCAGATCAGATATTTCAAAAACCGGCGGGGTCCTAGCCGACCGGTTTTTTCCTTTATCCACTGCATCGCGCGGGAGGACCCCAGTCGTTGCTTGACCGGCCTCTGATACATCACTAAGATCCATCCCATAAAAACAAGCGCTCCGGTTCCATTGTACTGTCCTGTCAGGTATCCACCGGCAAAATAGACAATCATACCAGCCACCGTGATTAGGTAAACGATCAGGAGAAGACCGTAAGACCGAAAGACCCGCTTCTCTCGACGCGTGAGGGGCTCGGGTGCGGGCCGGAATGAAACCCAAGCCGTGGCGGTAGCAATGGCCCGTTCGCGCAGATTCGCGACGGAAAGCCATGAATTAAGCAGGAAATACCCGGGCCGTTGGGCCAGGGGATTTATATTGATCAGGATTCCCAATGAAGTCGTCACGGTCAGATGAAGTAGGAATGTGTGAACCGAGGCCCAATTCACCATCACCTTCCATCCGATGACCGCGAAGGTCCAAGCGATAAGGATATAAAAAACTCCCGCGGACAGGGTCCAAACCCGCTTCCTTTTGTCCCGAAACGTGCGGGAATCGCCCACATCAAAATAGAATTGGGGAATGTGATAGTAGGCGAGACGGATCCCGAATGTCCTGACCTGTCCGCCATAATGCTTGCAGGTTAAGCCCTTCACTAGTTCACTCGGGAGATTTAGAAAAAAGATCCACATCGCGAAGACCGAGACGAAAAGCATGGGATGCGTTATTTGGATCAGTTCGGACAGGAAGGTCCTCCGATTTGCGACAAGAGTGACGATGGCGAAAACCGTGATTCCGAGACATCCGATGACAAATGTTTTGGTGAAACACCAATCAAGATGGGAAACCAGCCAGCCGAGGAACCTATCGGGGTTTCCGAGCTTCCATTTCGTCCACCCCGGGTGTTGAATAAGCGAAGGGAAATCGTTCTGGACATGGGAACCATCCGGACCCACCAGGAATCCTTCTGTGGACAACTGGCGGATAAAGGCCTCCAACTTCTTGAATGACAGGGCTTTTTCAAAGGAGGCTTCAAAACGCCTCTGAATCTCATGAAGGGGGGTCCGTCCGTCCAACTGGCGGAAGAGAAAATTTTCTTCCTCTCCGAATTCGAATATCTTCCCGGAATCCGGATTCTTGACGATATAGCCCGCCGGTTCCCCGTCTGAAATCCTGGGAACAAATTTTAGGTTCGAACGGAGGGTCGGTAAAGCAGGAATCGATGTCACGGTTCGCTCTTCATTCTAATTCGATCAGTGTGGGGTCCCCGCCGTCGGTCGTCCAGTCGGGGACGGCACCAAGTCCTTGAGGGCTATCCCGGCGTCCCGGAGATTCCCCTTCCCGCTGGCTTCTCAGATTCGAAGCAGCTCGAAAAGCCTCCGCAGCCTCCGCATTGGCCCCAAGGGCCCGATAGGTCGCGCCCAGCTTGAAGGACACCCAGGGCTGCTCCGGTTTCAGGCGCAGCGTTTGTTGATAGTGGTCGATGGCCTCGGAAAAAAGTTTCTGTTTGTGATAAACTTCGCCAAGCATAAAATGAGCCCCGGCCAAATCCGGATTGACCTTCAAAGCCGCCTGAAAGGCGTCGATCGCTTCCAGGAAATTACCTTGATGGAAGAGGGCATTCCCAAGCTTCATTTCGCCCATGTCCTGGGAGGTGATCGCTTTTAGTCTTGGCACCCATTCTTTCATGGGGAGTTTCATCGTCTCCGCCATCGTTGGACTCTCAATTTCGACTCTAAATTTAAAGGAACAATTTGTCTATTGTTAACGTTCCTCAACCCACAGTCAAGAAAAATCTCCGCACAATTCTGGGTGGCCCTGGTTCCAACGACGCCGGCGGGAATTTCATGCCGTTTTTTTCAGATTGTATAACCTACAGGATTGTCCGGGATCCAATCAATCCCCACAAACCGGGGGTAATGATTCAGAATCTTTCATCCCCCCTTTGTGGGGATTGAATTAAGCTCAAGGAATATCTTATTATACGGGGTCTTAACATCGAGTTTTGAAAACTTAACTTAAAGAGGCGAATGGCCAACTCCAACGAGATTAAAATACGCGCGAAAAACGAGTGGGTATGCAGAATCTCACGCAGAAGTTCACAATGAAGCCCGGATTCAAAATCATCGTTCTGACTCCTCCCGGTCTTAACGATCCGACGATGGCCATTGCCGCCAGCCGCGCCGGAGAATGGGGTGTTCTCAATCTGGAATACGGCCGGAATCTCCCTTCGGCCCTTGCCGCCGTCTCTCAGCTCGGGCGCCAGGCCCGGAACGAATGCGGAATCAAGATCAGCTCGACGGCGGACGAGTCTTTTGTCCAGGAGGTAACCAACAACCTTCCAGAGCTCATCCGCATCGTGGTCCTGACCTGTTCTAAGGCATCCCTCGAACGGCTGCCGGATGTACTGGAGACCTTTCACCGGGCCCGAAAAACAGTGGTCCTGGAGGTCACAACAGCGGAGCAGGCGGATCTTGGAGTACGGATCGGTGTGGACGGTCTGATCGCCAAGGGTCACGAGGCCGGAGGGCGGGTCGGTGAGGAAACCGCTTTCATTCTGCTTCAGCGGATTTTGAAGCATACTGCACTACCCGTCTGGGTACAGGGGGGTATCGGTCTGCATACGGCCGCGGCCTGTTACGCGGCCGGGGCGGCCGGCGTGGTCCTGGACGCGCAGATGGCCTTGACGCGCGAATCCGGACTGCCCGATTCGACGAAAGCCTTGATCGAGCGGATGGACGGGAGTGAATCCATCTGTCTGGGTGCGGAGATCGGCCTGACCTTCAGGATTTATAATCGCGCCGGACTCCCGGTGGTGGATGAACTTCGCAAGACAGCGCAGTCGCTGATCGAATTCGCGGACACCAAAAAGAAAATCGAGGGTCTCTGGCATGCGGCCATCGAAAGCCGGATCGGCTGGGAGTCTGCGGAACGGCAGATCATGCCCCTGGGACAGGACGCGGCCTTTGCCGCGACCCTCGCCAAAACCTATGGAACCGTCGGCGGCATCCTCCAGGCCATTCGGGATTCGGTGAATGCCCATGTCCGGACCGCCCGTAAACTTCGCCCCCTGGATGAAGGGGCACCCTTGGCGCAGGCTCACAAAACCCGGTATCCGATTGTTCAGGGACCGAT containing:
- a CDS encoding efflux RND transporter periplasmic adaptor subunit; the protein is MTSIPALPTLRSNLKFVPRISDGEPAGYIVKNPDSGKIFEFGEEENFLFRQLDGRTPLHEIQRRFEASFEKALSFKKLEAFIRQLSTEGFLVGPDGSHVQNDFPSLIQHPGWTKWKLGNPDRFLGWLVSHLDWCFTKTFVIGCLGITVFAIVTLVANRRTFLSELIQITHPMLFVSVFAMWIFFLNLPSELVKGLTCKHYGGQVRTFGIRLAYYHIPQFYFDVGDSRTFRDKRKRVWTLSAGVFYILIAWTFAVIGWKVMVNWASVHTFLLHLTVTTSLGILININPLAQRPGYFLLNSWLSVANLRERAIATATAWVSFRPAPEPLTRREKRVFRSYGLLLIVYLITVAGMIVYFAGGYLTGQYNGTGALVFMGWILVMYQRPVKQRLGSSRAMQWIKEKTGRLGPRRFLKYLIWGGLIGLLFVPYPYDTGGSFRFLPPTQTEVRALVSGEIQQVYVTEGQWVNKDQPMALQSTRAHQKDLDTAQASLDEKKAKLALVKSGAKPEQVDKAKQQVERARVKLEYDTKEANRLKGLYEQGVVSEEDYDNAAKIQDVDREQLDVAKAELKLVIASFRPEEIDALEADVRRLQTEVEFYKQNVQLTKILSPVGGQVVTPYLSNKIGQDLKEGNLFAVIQDAKTIQAEVQVPEGDVGEVSVGAKVKVKTWAYPSNVFMGSVSLIAPVAETQSSGNVVRVMTDISNPDLLLKPEMTGYAKIETGWKPVGVVLSRLLYRFFMVEVWYWIP
- a CDS encoding tetratricopeptide repeat protein, whose translation is MKEWVPRLKAITSQDMGEMKLGNALFHQGNFLEAIDAFQAALKVNPDLAGAHFMLGEVYHKQKLFSEAIDHYQQTLRLKPEQPWVSFKLGATYRALGANAEAAEAFRAASNLRSQREGESPGRRDSPQGLGAVPDWTTDGGDPTLIELE